The following coding sequences lie in one Eleginops maclovinus isolate JMC-PN-2008 ecotype Puerto Natales chromosome 21, JC_Emac_rtc_rv5, whole genome shotgun sequence genomic window:
- the trdmt1 gene encoding tRNA (cytosine(38)-C(5))-methyltransferase, which yields MESLRVLELYSGIGGMHYALKESGIHAEVVAAIDINTTANEIYTHNYPDTPLWNKTIEGITLEDFNKLSFDMILMSPPCQPFTRIGLQGDIADPRTKSFLYILDLLPRLCRLPRYILLENVKGFETSSARDRLVKTLIECGYTFQEVMVSPTSVGIPNSRLRYFLIARISTENLSIQSSKILDAFPYPAEQPTVLSPGTDTCQPEEEVQEGRVLYKLETTTDAQRKMSQNNDMSLRLIQDFLEPQIDMEQYLLSPKTLLRYALLLDIVRPTCRRSVCFTKGYGRYVEGTGSVLQGSVETGMESVFTGLDQCSEDEKLQRLLKLKLRYFTPREVANLMGFPQSFTFPKKTTTKQQYRVLGNSLNVVVVTRLLQVLVS from the exons ATGGAGAGTCTGCGTGTGCTCGAGCTGTACAGTGGGATAGGAGGGATGCATTATGCTCTCAAAG AGAGCGGCATACATGCTGAGGTCGTGGCTGCCATCGACATAAACACCACAGCCAATGAGATCTACACACACAATTACCCTGACACCCCCCTCTGGAACAAGACCATTGAG GGAATAACACTTGAGGACTTCAATAAATTATCTTTTGACATGATTTTGATGAGCCCTCCTTGCCAGCCTTTCACCAG GATAGGACTTCAGGGTGACATTGCTGACCCCAGAACCAAGAGCTTCCTGTACATTCTAGATCTTCTGCCAAG GTTGTGCAGGCTGCCTCGCTATATCCTGCTGGAGAATGTAAAAGGCTTCGAGACCTCCTCGGCCAG GGATCGTTTGGTGAAAACACTCATTGAATGTGGATACACTTTCCAGGAGGTCATGGTCTCCCCCACAAGT GTTGGAATCCCAAATTCAAGACTGCGTTATTTCTTGATCGCCAGGATTTCCACAGAAAACCTCAGCATCCAGAGTTCAAAG ATTTTAGATGCCTTCCCTTATCCCGCTGAGCAGCCCACAGTCTTGAGTCCTGGCACAGATACTTGCCAGCCTGAAGAGGAAGTGCAGGAGGGTCGTGTCCTGTACAAACTGGAGACGACAACAGATGCCCAGAGGAAGATGAGCCAGAACAATGATATGTCTCTCAGGCTGATCCAAGACTTCCTGGAACCACAGATAGACATGGAGCAGTATCTCCTTTCTCCTAAAACCCTGCTGAGATACGCTCTGCTCTTAGACATAGTTCGGCCCACATGTAGGAGGTCTGTCTGCTTTACCAAAGG CTATGGGCGGTATGTGGAGGGTACTGGCTCAGTACTGCAGGGCAGCGTGGAAACAGGG ATGGAGAGTGTGTTTACAGGTCTGGATCAGTGCTCTGAAGATGAGAAACTCCAACGGCTGTTAAAACTCAAACTTCGTTATTTCACCCCCAGAGAAGTTGCCAACCTCATGGGCTTCCCTCAAAGCTTCA CCTTTCCGAAGAAGACCACTACCAAGCAGCAGTACAGAGTCCTAGGAAACAGCCTGAATGTCGTGGTGGTGACGAGACTCCTGCAGGTGCTGGTTTCCTAG
- the rsu1 gene encoding LOW QUALITY PROTEIN: ras suppressor protein 1 (The sequence of the model RefSeq protein was modified relative to this genomic sequence to represent the inferred CDS: deleted 1 base in 1 codon): MSKSLKKIVEESRDKNIPEVEMCDRGISNMLDIPGLFTLSNITQLVLSHNKLTAVPANISELKNLEVLNMFNNQIEELPTQISSLQKLKHLNLGMNRLSGLPRGFGSLPALEVLDITYNNLNQSSLPGNFFYLTTLRALYLSDNDFEALPADIGKLGKLQILSMRDNDLTSLPKEIGDLAQLKELHIQGNRLTVLPPELGNLDLTGPKQVFKAENNPWVTPIADQFQLGVSHVFEYVRSETYKYLYGRHMQANPEPPKKNNDKSKKISRKPLAAKNK, from the exons ATGTCCAAGTCTTTGAAGAAGATAGTGGAGGAGAGTCGGGACAAGAACATCCCGGAGGTGGAGATGTGCGACAGGGGCATTTCCAACATGTTGGACATCCCAGGACTGT TCACCCTGTCTAACATCACTCAGCTGGTCCTCAGCCACAACAAGCTCACAG cGGTGCCCGCCAACATCTCCGAGCTGAAGAACCTGGAGGTCCTGAACATGTTCAACAACCAGATTGAAGAGCTGCCGACTCAGATCAGCAGTCTGCAGAAGCTGAAGCACCTCAACCTTGG tatgaaCCGTCTGAGCGGCTTGCCCAGAGGATTCGGTTCGTTGCCGGCTCTGGAAGTGTTGGACATCACCTACAACAACCTGAACCAGAGCTCTCTCCCCGGGAACTTCTTCTACCTTa CCACTCTCCGTGCCCTCTATCTGAGTGACAACGATTTCGAGGCCCTGCCCGCAGACATCGGGAAGCTGGGCAAGCTGCAGATA TTGAGTATGAGGGACAATGATCTGACCTCGTTGCCGAAGGAGATCGGGGACTTGGCTCAACTCAAAGAGCTCCACATCCAGGGCAACAGACTGACC GTCCTGCCCCCTGAGCTTG GGAATCTGGATCTGACTGGTCCTAAACAGGTGTTCAAAGCAGAGAATAATCCCTGGGTCACTCCCATCGCAGACCAGTTCCAGCTGGGCGTGTCCCACGTCTTCGAATACGTCCGCTCGGAGACCTATAAGTA tctctaTGGCCGACACATGCAGGCTAACCCAGAACCACCGAAGAAGAACAACGATAAGAGCAAGAAGATCAGCCGCAAGCCTCTGGCCGCCAAGAACAAATAG
- the c1ql3a gene encoding complement C1q-like protein 3, translating to MVLVLVILIPVLVNSAGTAAHYEMLGTCRMVCDPYGTKSPTSTASTDPARDNSLVQSLPTFIQGAKGEPGRPGRAGPRGPPGEPGPPGPAGPPGDRGEPGRPGLPGPPGSGGAAGAISAATYSTVPKIAFYAGLKKQHEGYEVLKFDDVVTNLGNHYDPSAGKFTCSIPGIYFFTYHVLMRGGDGTSMWADLCKNNQVRASAIAQDADQNYDYASNSAVLHLEPGDEVYIKLDGGKAHGGNNNKYSTFSGFIIYAD from the exons ATGGTTCTGGTTCTAGTCATCCTCATCCCGGTTCTGGTCAACTCAGCGGGGACAGCGGCACACTACGAGATGCTCGGTACCTGCAGGATGGTGTGCGACCCATACGGAACCAAATCTCCCACCAGCACCGCCTCGACGGACCCGGCCCGAGACAACAGCCTCGTGCAGTCTTTACCTACTTTTATCCAAGGTGCGAAAGGGGAACCGGGTCGTCCAGGTAGAGCAGGTCCGAGGGGACCTCCTGGTGAGCCGGGACCGCCTGGTCCAGCGGGGCCACCTGGGGACAGAGGTGAGCCGGGCAGACCCGGGTTACCGGGACCTCCGGGGTCCGGAGGAGCTGCAGGTGCGATCAGCGCGGCCACCTACAGCACCGTGCCCAAGATCGCCTTTTACGCAGGGCTCAAAAAGCAGCACGAGGGCTACGAGGTGCTCAAGTTCGACGACGTGGTGACCAACCTGGGAAACCACTACGACCCCAGCGCGGGGAAGTTCACGTGCTCCATCCCCGGGATTTATTTCTTCACTTACCACGTCCTGATGCGGGGAGGAGACGGAACCAGCATGTGGGCAGATCTGTGCAAAAACAACCAG GTGCGTGCCAGTGCCATAGCCCAGGATGCGGACCAGAACTATGACTATGCCAGTAACAGCGCTGTGCTGCACCTGGAGCCAGGAGACGAGGTGTACATCAAACTGGACGGGGGCAAAGCTCATGgaggaaacaacaacaagtacAGCACCTTCTCCGGGTTCATCATCTACGCGGACTAG